In a genomic window of Occallatibacter riparius:
- a CDS encoding DUF262 domain-containing protein, whose translation MAYDEEYDLIEAEDESESDLRAVDLARLNETSVSSADWTVETILSQLSKGNIDLGPVFQRRDAWDAKRKSRFVESLIMQLPIPQLVLAEHPSKRGAFIVIDGKQRLVSLQRFSEDPEFALEKLEFKTELNRLHYADLETDPRFSEDLRLFQNATIRTTVIRGWKNEAVLYLIFLRLNTGSLPLSPQELRTALHPGPFVSFINTTSVELRPLQRALSLDGPDFRMRDAELLVRYYAFTHFLQFYRGNLKDFLDYTCLRMNEGWREMETTVRYGVEWLSDAIDTTFAVFGSEHAFRKWDGRHFETRFNRAIFDIMVFYFRDARVRAAAIEAAPDVVDGFKDLCTNVEFLRSVESTTKSLAATQLRLNRWGDRLSTILHIPVETPNVGGR comes from the coding sequence ATGGCTTACGACGAGGAATACGACTTGATTGAAGCCGAAGATGAAAGCGAGTCCGACCTCCGGGCGGTAGACTTGGCGCGCCTGAATGAGACGAGCGTTAGTTCGGCGGACTGGACCGTTGAAACCATCCTTTCGCAGCTCTCCAAGGGGAATATCGATCTCGGTCCCGTATTTCAGAGGCGAGACGCTTGGGATGCGAAGCGAAAGAGTCGTTTCGTCGAGTCTCTAATCATGCAGCTTCCTATTCCACAACTTGTTCTCGCGGAACACCCGAGCAAACGCGGGGCATTCATCGTCATCGATGGCAAACAACGGCTTGTGAGTCTCCAGAGGTTTTCTGAAGATCCGGAGTTCGCTCTTGAAAAGCTAGAGTTCAAAACAGAACTAAACAGACTTCATTACGCTGATCTCGAGACAGACCCCAGATTTTCAGAGGATCTGAGACTTTTCCAGAATGCCACGATCCGTACAACCGTAATTCGCGGATGGAAAAATGAAGCAGTTCTTTACCTCATTTTTTTGAGGCTGAACACTGGAAGTCTACCGCTTTCGCCTCAAGAGCTACGGACCGCCCTCCACCCAGGTCCATTCGTATCATTTATCAACACGACCTCGGTCGAGTTGCGGCCCCTTCAGCGAGCTCTTTCGCTCGACGGCCCAGATTTCCGCATGAGAGATGCTGAATTGCTGGTCAGATATTACGCGTTCACGCATTTCCTGCAGTTCTACAGGGGTAATCTGAAAGATTTCTTAGACTACACCTGTCTCCGAATGAATGAAGGATGGCGCGAAATGGAGACCACCGTGAGATACGGGGTGGAATGGCTCAGCGACGCCATTGACACGACCTTCGCGGTCTTCGGATCAGAGCATGCGTTCCGCAAGTGGGATGGTCGGCACTTCGAAACAAGGTTCAATCGCGCGATTTTTGACATCATGGTCTTTTATTTTAGGGACGCGCGGGTAAGGGCCGCTGCTATTGAAGCCGCTCCCGACGTTGTTGATGGATTCAAGGATCTATGCACAAACGTCGAATTTCTTAGGAGCGTTGAATCAACCACAAAAAGTTTGGCTGCGACCCAGTTACGCCTGAACCGGTGGGGAGACCGTTTATCGACGATACTTCACATCCCCGTTGAGACTCCCAATGTAGGCGGGAGATAG
- the asnS gene encoding asparagine--tRNA ligase: MSEQTPAAPQTPESSASPQTPERANSEQLAAPQVPAAATISTLGQYDGQSVTLHGWLYNSRESGKLIFPIFRDGTGTVQGVAHVKSVSPEVFDTLKNLTQESSVIVTGKVRADKRAPGGYELDIENVQVIQRVPESDPYPITPKEHGVDFLMERRHLWIRSPRQSAILRIRAEIMRAAAEYFDSNGFVRTDPPILTPAACEGTSTLFPVDYFGDPAFLTQSGQLYIESTALALGKVYSFGPTFRAEKSKTRRHLTEFWMVEPEVAFMDLDGLMTLAENYISHIVQSVLKNRRSELEVIGRDIARLEAITPPFPRLRYDEAAKMLQQAHADGHLENPFEYGNDFGSPDETWLTQQFEKPVMVHRYPAAVKAFYMEPDPQDPTYALCVDVLAPEGYGEVIGGSQRVASYELLKSRIESHDLPLESFQWYLDLRRYGSVPHSGFGMGIERVVAWICGLDHVRETIPFARTLHRIYP; encoded by the coding sequence ATGTCCGAACAAACACCCGCCGCGCCGCAAACTCCCGAATCATCAGCCTCACCGCAAACGCCAGAGCGAGCGAATAGCGAGCAGTTGGCCGCACCGCAGGTGCCCGCCGCCGCAACAATCAGCACTCTAGGCCAATACGACGGACAATCCGTCACCCTCCACGGCTGGCTCTACAACTCCCGCGAATCCGGCAAGCTCATCTTCCCCATCTTCCGCGACGGCACCGGCACCGTGCAGGGCGTAGCCCACGTCAAATCCGTCTCCCCTGAAGTCTTCGACACCCTCAAGAACCTCACCCAGGAAAGCTCCGTCATCGTCACCGGCAAGGTCCGTGCCGACAAGCGCGCCCCCGGCGGCTACGAGCTCGACATCGAAAACGTCCAGGTCATCCAGCGCGTCCCCGAGTCCGACCCCTACCCCATCACCCCCAAGGAGCACGGCGTCGACTTCCTCATGGAGCGCCGCCACCTCTGGATCCGCTCCCCCCGCCAGTCCGCCATCCTCCGCATCCGCGCCGAAATCATGCGCGCCGCCGCCGAGTACTTCGACTCCAACGGCTTCGTCCGCACCGACCCGCCCATCCTCACCCCCGCCGCCTGCGAAGGCACCTCCACCCTCTTCCCCGTCGACTACTTCGGCGACCCCGCCTTCCTCACCCAGTCCGGCCAGCTCTACATCGAGTCCACCGCCCTCGCCCTCGGCAAGGTCTACTCCTTCGGCCCCACCTTCCGCGCCGAAAAATCCAAAACACGCCGCCACCTCACCGAGTTCTGGATGGTCGAGCCCGAAGTCGCTTTCATGGACCTCGACGGCCTCATGACCCTCGCCGAAAACTACATCTCCCACATCGTCCAGTCCGTCCTCAAAAACCGCCGCAGCGAGTTAGAGGTCATCGGCCGCGACATCGCCAGGCTCGAAGCCATCACCCCCCCGTTCCCCCGCCTCCGCTACGACGAAGCCGCCAAAATGCTCCAGCAGGCCCACGCCGACGGACACCTCGAGAACCCCTTCGAATACGGCAACGACTTCGGCTCCCCCGACGAGACCTGGCTCACCCAGCAGTTCGAGAAGCCGGTCATGGTCCACCGCTACCCCGCCGCCGTCAAAGCCTTCTACATGGAGCCCGACCCCCAGGACCCCACCTACGCCCTCTGCGTAGACGTCCTCGCCCCCGAGGGTTATGGAGAGGTAATCGGAGGCTCCCAGCGCGTAGCCAGCTACGAGTTACTCAAAAGCCGCATCGAGTCCCACGACCTCCCGCTGGAGTCCTTCCAGTGGTATCTGGACTTAAGGCGCTACGGCAGCGTCCCCCACAGCGGCTTCGGCATGGGCATAGAAAGAGTAGTAGCGTGGATCTGCGGCTTAGATCACGTGCGCGAAACCATCCCCTTCGCCCGCACCCTCCACCGCATCTACCCATAA
- a CDS encoding acyltransferase encodes MANETCVTAPIPANVPRPAPEAEDIYRRWITFLDEEFTKHCAPERRSEIVRDQLTQLYLGRPHGGKLNLTLTSELPGNVLSMSLDPANVTMEAEHFADVDKDRFARRKPLIWFWQMFDRSPIGLNHWLGIRFRCMLSRHIFQKVGNGVKIFHGVEFAYGYNITVEDGAVIRQGAMLADRGGITVGKNAVIGSYARILSYSRSADSFEQVTIQPTVIGDGAMIGSHAIVKGGSKIGAHEVVGEYPVLRN; translated from the coding sequence ATGGCCAACGAGACTTGCGTCACTGCTCCGATTCCTGCGAATGTTCCCCGTCCTGCGCCGGAGGCCGAGGATATTTATCGCCGGTGGATTACGTTTCTGGACGAGGAGTTCACGAAGCACTGCGCGCCGGAGCGGCGGTCGGAGATTGTACGCGACCAGCTGACGCAGTTGTATCTGGGGCGTCCGCATGGGGGGAAGCTGAACCTGACGCTGACGAGCGAGCTTCCGGGGAATGTGCTGTCGATGAGCTTGGATCCGGCGAATGTGACGATGGAGGCCGAGCATTTTGCGGATGTCGACAAGGATCGGTTTGCAAGGCGGAAGCCGCTGATCTGGTTCTGGCAGATGTTTGACCGGTCGCCGATTGGGCTGAACCACTGGCTGGGGATCCGGTTCCGGTGCATGCTGAGCCGGCACATCTTTCAGAAGGTGGGCAATGGGGTGAAGATTTTCCACGGCGTGGAGTTTGCGTATGGGTACAACATCACGGTGGAGGATGGGGCGGTGATTCGGCAGGGTGCGATGCTGGCGGATCGCGGCGGGATTACGGTGGGGAAGAACGCGGTGATCGGGTCGTATGCGCGGATTTTGTCGTATAGCCGGTCGGCGGACAGCTTTGAGCAGGTGACGATTCAGCCGACGGTGATTGGCGATGGGGCGATGATCGGCTCGCATGCGATTGTGAAAGGCGGATCGAAGATCGGAGCGCACGAGGTTGTGGGTGAGTATCCGGTGCTGAGGAACTGA
- a CDS encoding site-2 protease family protein, whose product MQSAAFTFAIFEFVLLIFSLSFHECAHAWMASRLGDQTARLQGRLTLNPMSHIDPIGTLVFPGLAIFGPFLGLGMFSGMLIGWAKPTPVITRNFAKIKRDENLVTLAGPVSNLILALAATLVLLVLVHAVPGSETSPSGRYVVMATFQGHLLEGVNSSVQALALLGVAAIEINLSLFIFNLLPVPPLDGSHLMRNVLPYGAVQAYDRIPFWVSWVLMILVGGTIIRFFVGPALGVIFVILSRM is encoded by the coding sequence TTGCAATCCGCCGCGTTTACCTTCGCCATTTTCGAATTTGTACTGCTGATTTTTTCGCTGAGCTTCCATGAGTGTGCGCATGCGTGGATGGCTTCGCGTCTGGGGGATCAGACGGCCAGGCTGCAGGGGCGGCTGACGCTGAATCCCATGAGCCATATCGATCCCATTGGCACGCTGGTGTTTCCGGGGCTCGCGATTTTTGGGCCGTTTCTTGGGTTGGGGATGTTCAGCGGCATGCTGATCGGATGGGCCAAGCCTACGCCGGTGATCACGCGCAACTTTGCCAAGATCAAGCGCGACGAAAACCTGGTGACGCTGGCAGGGCCGGTGTCGAATCTGATCCTGGCTCTGGCGGCGACGCTGGTGCTGCTGGTGCTGGTGCATGCGGTTCCGGGGAGCGAGACGAGCCCGAGCGGGCGCTACGTCGTGATGGCCACGTTTCAGGGCCATCTTCTTGAGGGCGTGAACTCGAGTGTGCAGGCGCTGGCGCTGCTGGGAGTGGCGGCGATCGAGATCAACCTGTCGCTGTTCATCTTCAACCTGCTGCCGGTTCCGCCGCTGGATGGCAGCCACCTGATGCGCAACGTGCTGCCGTATGGGGCGGTGCAGGCGTATGACCGGATTCCGTTCTGGGTGAGCTGGGTGTTGATGATCTTGGTGGGCGGCACAATTATCAGGTTCTTCGTGGGGCCGGCGCTGGGCGTGATCTTTGTGATTCTGTCGCGGATGTAG
- the trpS gene encoding tryptophan--tRNA ligase, with amino-acid sequence MADSAAQNSRPRVLSGMRPTGKLHLGNYMGALHNWVNLQNDYECYFFVADLHALTTDYADPSNILPNTREVMLDYLAAGLDPAKSVLFVQSQVKQHFELPLYLGMITPVGWLERVPSYKDMQENLAEKDLSMYGFLGYPVLMASDILLYQPKYVPVGQDQQAHVELTREVARRFNNFYKLNGEEVLPEPDVLLTPSPKLPGTDGRKMSKSYGNTILLSDPEPEVRKKLKTMVTDPARVRRTDPGDPDKCPVGDLHKVFSSHDTLEKVYAGCRTAGIGCIECKGWAADALVQILNPIQERRAKYSDADVDDVLKDGAARAEARAEQTMAEVRAAMKLA; translated from the coding sequence ATGGCAGACTCCGCAGCACAGAATTCTCGTCCGCGCGTTTTGAGCGGAATGCGTCCTACAGGCAAGCTCCACCTGGGCAACTATATGGGGGCGCTGCATAACTGGGTGAACCTGCAGAACGACTATGAATGCTATTTCTTCGTGGCCGACCTGCACGCATTGACGACGGACTACGCCGATCCTTCGAACATCCTGCCGAATACGCGCGAAGTGATGCTGGACTACCTGGCCGCGGGGCTCGATCCGGCCAAGTCGGTGCTGTTTGTGCAGAGCCAGGTGAAGCAGCATTTCGAGCTGCCGCTGTATCTGGGAATGATTACGCCGGTGGGCTGGCTGGAGCGCGTGCCCAGCTACAAGGACATGCAGGAGAATCTGGCGGAGAAGGACCTGTCGATGTACGGGTTTCTCGGGTATCCGGTGCTGATGGCGTCGGACATTCTGCTGTATCAGCCCAAGTACGTTCCGGTGGGCCAGGATCAGCAGGCGCACGTGGAACTGACGCGCGAGGTGGCGCGGCGGTTCAACAACTTCTACAAGCTAAATGGCGAAGAGGTTCTGCCGGAGCCGGATGTGCTGCTGACGCCGTCGCCGAAGCTGCCGGGGACCGATGGGCGGAAGATGTCGAAGAGCTACGGCAATACGATCCTGCTGAGCGATCCCGAGCCCGAGGTGCGCAAGAAGCTGAAGACCATGGTTACGGACCCGGCGCGGGTGCGGCGGACGGATCCGGGCGATCCGGACAAGTGCCCGGTGGGCGATCTGCACAAGGTGTTTTCGTCGCACGACACGCTGGAAAAGGTGTATGCAGGGTGCCGCACGGCGGGCATCGGGTGCATCGAATGCAAGGGCTGGGCGGCGGATGCGCTGGTGCAGATTCTGAATCCGATCCAGGAGCGGCGGGCAAAGTACAGCGACGCCGATGTGGACGATGTTCTGAAGGACGGTGCAGCGCGCGCGGAGGCGCGGGCTGAGCAGACGATGGCGGAAGTGCGCGCGGCGATGAAGCTGGCTTAG
- a CDS encoding segregation and condensation protein A, whose product MDQSPNQVVDAEGNEGSPEMSVRRPEGAPSPVGDPPVKEPPAPLPDPDPAPTPDTPDPEPDRDPRPGPPAGPDPDPAEPPKIEPPSSPDVAPIKAEANAAPELVLTHPPTPAPKKVAEKPAPKTKKADDEHFSPFDVMVGKVYDGPLDLLLDLIRKQDIDIYDIPIAKITAQFLAYVNQLKASDVDVAGEFIYTASLLIHIKSKMLLPREKTGPEDVAEDPRRELVERLLEHERFKNAAQMLQQKQMLESATWTNPGIREFKHDAAAEPEIAADTTDLVRIFRDILERARKRPVFNVQDDSVTVGQMIQFLGRRLTMEDKPVSLRKLLAHSKSERALVAMFLALLELVRLQAILLRQDRAFSEIFIKKNTEFDAVVTEGLSVRDDWK is encoded by the coding sequence ATGGATCAGTCGCCGAACCAAGTTGTTGATGCCGAGGGGAACGAGGGCAGTCCTGAAATGTCGGTGCGTCGTCCTGAAGGTGCCCCTTCGCCAGTGGGCGATCCGCCGGTGAAGGAACCGCCCGCGCCGCTACCTGATCCCGACCCCGCACCCACGCCGGATACGCCTGATCCCGAGCCGGATCGCGATCCCCGTCCGGGGCCGCCGGCGGGGCCTGATCCTGATCCCGCGGAACCGCCGAAGATTGAGCCTCCGAGTAGTCCCGACGTGGCGCCAATCAAAGCTGAGGCAAACGCCGCGCCGGAGCTGGTGTTGACGCATCCGCCGACGCCGGCACCGAAGAAGGTTGCTGAGAAGCCTGCGCCGAAGACAAAGAAGGCGGATGACGAGCATTTTTCGCCCTTCGACGTGATGGTCGGGAAGGTGTACGACGGACCGCTGGACCTGCTGCTGGACCTGATTCGCAAGCAGGACATCGACATCTACGACATCCCGATCGCGAAGATTACGGCGCAGTTCCTGGCGTATGTGAATCAGCTCAAGGCGTCGGATGTGGATGTGGCGGGCGAGTTTATCTATACGGCGTCGCTGCTGATCCACATCAAGAGCAAGATGCTGCTGCCGCGGGAGAAGACAGGGCCCGAGGATGTGGCGGAGGATCCGCGGCGGGAGCTGGTGGAGCGGCTGCTGGAGCACGAGCGGTTCAAGAACGCGGCACAGATGCTGCAGCAGAAGCAGATGCTGGAGTCGGCGACGTGGACCAATCCGGGAATCCGGGAGTTCAAGCACGATGCCGCGGCTGAGCCTGAGATAGCGGCCGATACGACGGACCTGGTGCGGATCTTCCGCGATATTTTGGAGCGTGCGCGCAAGCGTCCTGTTTTCAATGTGCAGGATGACTCCGTGACAGTGGGGCAGATGATCCAGTTCCTGGGACGGCGGCTGACGATGGAAGACAAGCCGGTGTCGCTGCGGAAGCTGCTGGCTCATTCCAAATCAGAGCGGGCGCTGGTGGCTATGTTCCTGGCACTGCTGGAGTTGGTGCGCCTGCAGGCGATTCTGCTGCGGCAGGACCGGGCGTTCAGCGAGATCTTCATCAAGAAGAACACGGAGTTCGACGCGGTGGTGACCGAGGGGTTGTCGGTGCGGGACGACTGGAAGTGA
- a CDS encoding AbrB/MazE/SpoVT family DNA-binding domain-containing protein yields the protein MPTTTKVITVGNSAGIIVPKEMLSRLRIEKGDTVYLSETPGGLQISPYDEEFATKMAAADRVIRRYRDTLKKLAE from the coding sequence ATGCCCACCACGACGAAGGTGATCACCGTTGGGAATTCCGCCGGAATCATCGTTCCCAAAGAGATGCTGTCGCGGCTTCGGATCGAGAAAGGCGACACCGTGTATCTCAGCGAAACTCCTGGGGGACTGCAGATTTCTCCCTACGACGAAGAGTTCGCAACCAAAATGGCGGCAGCCGATCGTGTGATCCGCCGGTATCGCGACACGTTGAAGAAGCTGGCGGAGTAA
- a CDS encoding type II toxin-antitoxin system death-on-curing family toxin, which translates to MKEPLWIREIEALAMHDQQLSLFGGPEGVRDYGLLESALARPKNVWAYAENRPSLSRLAAAYAFGISSNHPFVDGNKRTALVVSFAFLDVNGREVIATQEEAFLTLLGLAAGEITEEQLTDWFERNTAPR; encoded by the coding sequence GTGAAAGAGCCCCTGTGGATCCGCGAAATTGAAGCCTTGGCAATGCACGACCAACAGCTATCACTGTTCGGAGGACCCGAAGGGGTTCGCGATTATGGCCTGCTCGAATCGGCGCTCGCCCGGCCTAAAAACGTTTGGGCGTATGCAGAGAACCGGCCAAGCCTGAGCCGCTTAGCGGCCGCTTATGCCTTCGGAATCTCCTCGAATCACCCATTTGTGGATGGGAACAAGAGGACGGCGCTGGTTGTCTCATTCGCATTCCTTGACGTGAACGGGCGCGAGGTAATTGCCACCCAGGAGGAGGCGTTTCTGACCCTTCTGGGCCTTGCCGCAGGCGAGATAACCGAGGAGCAGCTTACGGATTGGTTTGAGCGCAATACTGCGCCGCGGTAA
- a CDS encoding inorganic phosphate transporter, with translation MADFVTIAPPLRSQSALLEEKLKRGPSRVGIAAFGVALLAGLIYIAVHVSRDLDAVKTVSSWPYMLLGLALLIALGFEFVNGFHDTANAVATVIYTNSLEPSVAVVWSGLCNLAGVLFSSGAVAFAIITLLPVDLILQVSSGAGFAMVFALLVAAMLWNLGTWWMGLPASSSHTMVGSIIGVGLANQLLNPASGTSGVDWEQAKKVLESLLISPVVGFTLAALLLLVSKWLLKDPALYEAPKNNEPPPFPVRALLVLTCTGVSFSHGQNDGQKGMGLIMLILIGTVPTAYALNHAVSTAEIQDFIAASERATHILDQHIDPAAPVVVNPRGVVTDYIRSKQLQPATLPALRSLVDDLNREVGHYREYTAVPAQDQANVRNDMYVTSEALRLIQKSKGTTFSNDEWAGLNNYKSKVDKATKYIPDWVKVAVALALGLGTMVGWKRIVVTVGERIGKEHLSYAQGASAELVAAGTIIAATSFGLPVSTTHILASGVAGTMAANGSGLRFKTIRNIAAGWVFTLPAAALLSGLLYWGFRHLT, from the coding sequence ATGGCCGACTTCGTAACGATCGCTCCACCTCTGCGTTCACAGTCTGCTCTGCTTGAAGAGAAGCTCAAGCGCGGACCGAGCCGCGTTGGAATTGCGGCGTTTGGTGTAGCGCTTCTCGCGGGGCTGATCTATATTGCGGTGCACGTTTCACGCGATCTGGATGCGGTGAAGACGGTCAGTTCATGGCCTTACATGCTGCTTGGCCTGGCGTTGCTGATCGCGCTGGGATTCGAGTTTGTGAATGGATTCCACGACACGGCGAACGCTGTGGCGACGGTGATTTACACGAACTCGCTCGAGCCGAGCGTGGCGGTTGTGTGGTCGGGTTTGTGTAACCTGGCGGGCGTGCTGTTTTCGAGCGGTGCAGTGGCGTTTGCGATCATCACGCTGCTGCCGGTGGATCTGATTCTGCAGGTCAGCTCGGGCGCGGGTTTCGCCATGGTTTTTGCGCTGCTGGTGGCGGCGATGCTGTGGAACCTGGGCACGTGGTGGATGGGACTGCCGGCGTCGAGTTCGCACACCATGGTGGGTTCGATTATTGGCGTGGGCCTGGCGAACCAGTTGCTGAATCCTGCCAGTGGGACATCGGGTGTTGACTGGGAGCAGGCGAAGAAGGTCTTGGAGTCGCTCCTTATCTCACCGGTGGTTGGGTTCACGCTTGCTGCGCTGTTGCTGCTCGTCTCGAAGTGGCTGCTGAAGGATCCGGCGCTCTATGAAGCGCCAAAGAACAATGAGCCGCCGCCGTTCCCGGTGCGTGCGCTGCTGGTGCTCACCTGCACAGGGGTCAGCTTTTCGCATGGGCAGAACGACGGGCAAAAGGGCATGGGGCTGATCATGCTGATCCTGATCGGAACGGTGCCGACGGCCTACGCGTTGAATCATGCTGTCAGCACCGCGGAGATTCAGGACTTCATTGCTGCATCGGAGCGGGCGACGCACATTCTGGACCAGCATATCGATCCGGCAGCGCCGGTGGTCGTGAATCCGCGCGGAGTTGTTACGGATTACATTCGCAGCAAGCAGCTTCAGCCGGCGACGCTGCCCGCGCTGCGGTCGCTGGTGGATGACCTGAATCGCGAAGTGGGCCATTATCGCGAATACACGGCCGTCCCGGCGCAGGATCAGGCGAATGTCCGCAACGACATGTATGTGACCAGCGAGGCGCTGCGTCTGATACAGAAGTCGAAGGGAACGACGTTCAGCAACGATGAATGGGCAGGTCTGAACAACTACAAGAGCAAGGTCGACAAGGCCACCAAGTACATTCCGGATTGGGTGAAGGTGGCTGTGGCCCTCGCGCTCGGGTTGGGAACCATGGTGGGCTGGAAGCGCATCGTGGTCACGGTGGGCGAGAGGATCGGCAAGGAGCATTTGAGCTACGCGCAGGGGGCCAGCGCTGAGCTGGTGGCGGCGGGCACAATCATTGCCGCGACCAGCTTCGGGCTACCGGTGAGTACCACGCATATTCTTGCAAGCGGCGTTGCAGGTACGATGGCGGCGAATGGGAGCGGACTGCGGTTCAAGACGATTCGCAACATCGCGGCCGGGTGGGTTTTCACGCTGCCGGCGGCCGCGCTGTTATCGGGGCTACTGTATTGGGGTTTCCGGCACCTGACGTAA
- a CDS encoding PDDEXK-like family protein, whose translation MAVFSSPISKPASWPMSVGAEGIAAAQFARCGFDVLVQAGRDKPWYDLVVTKAGNLLKVSVKASDNGEWALTNGFVRRVAETNGMRIDCLSAIDMWRAGYGSRTVVCLVQFEGAAIHELPRVYLASPEEIAANMREVVARTGRCTLLEMYEWTAANGQRVVEMLPEKWHFSQDRVQEMLLGQGNSSAVPSARPKPVIAMPAPATASAPGPRLVIDPAAELALSV comes from the coding sequence ATGGCCGTCTTCTCCTCCCCCATAAGCAAGCCCGCCTCCTGGCCCATGTCCGTAGGCGCCGAAGGCATCGCCGCCGCCCAGTTCGCCCGCTGCGGCTTTGACGTCCTGGTTCAGGCCGGCCGCGACAAGCCCTGGTACGACCTCGTCGTCACCAAGGCCGGCAATCTCCTCAAAGTTTCCGTAAAGGCCAGCGACAACGGCGAATGGGCCCTCACCAACGGATTCGTCCGCCGCGTGGCTGAAACCAACGGCATGCGCATCGACTGCCTCAGCGCCATCGACATGTGGCGCGCCGGCTACGGCTCCCGCACCGTAGTCTGTTTGGTCCAGTTTGAAGGCGCCGCCATTCACGAGCTCCCCCGCGTCTACCTTGCCTCGCCCGAAGAAATCGCCGCAAATATGCGCGAGGTCGTTGCCCGCACCGGCCGCTGCACCCTCCTCGAAATGTACGAGTGGACTGCCGCCAACGGCCAGCGCGTCGTCGAAATGCTGCCCGAAAAATGGCACTTCTCGCAGGACCGCGTGCAGGAAATGCTGCTCGGCCAGGGAAACAGCTCTGCTGTCCCCTCTGCACGCCCCAAGCCGGTCATCGCCATGCCCGCCCCCGCGACCGCATCGGCCCCCGGCCCGCGCCTGGTGATCGACCCCGCAGCCGAACTAGCCCTGTCCGTCTAA
- the scpB gene encoding SMC-Scp complex subunit ScpB, with protein MSLKAKLEAVIYAAEEPVTLAQLAQIFAADALEWQAAQAAAAAEANAEVVGEAAEEAPPLLGEGLEMLPVADTAAMAAQASVEAANAALTNTAADEDGAESAATVAEGVEGATEQGPTEASPAEGAATEGATLDAAGQVDEPANLEPVDAEAEARRLARQRDREIKAILKQILDEIIATSESDERGIEIREIAGGYRMATKPECHDAVRLFVKSLKPPLKLSLPALETLAVVAYKQPVTAPEVSEIRGVESGGVLGSLLARKLIATAGRKQVIGRPILYKTTKEFLLRFGLKDLAELPSMEEFEKMAAAEIEEMEPEAVAADAAQAALEEAEAAEPGAEPTPEAGEELGTQRVEAPAGLEENSPSGIELAGSTEAAEAAEDQDVRASEESLESLTDATSAEPSTPSNEPDAEVVEASGAPPAAPETDAPAENEAHPHAEEVEEEHGV; from the coding sequence ATGAGCCTGAAAGCCAAGCTGGAAGCCGTCATCTACGCTGCCGAAGAGCCTGTAACTCTCGCGCAGCTCGCCCAGATTTTTGCTGCCGATGCCCTGGAGTGGCAGGCTGCGCAAGCCGCCGCCGCCGCCGAGGCGAACGCCGAGGTAGTGGGCGAGGCTGCGGAGGAGGCTCCTCCGCTGCTTGGCGAAGGGCTGGAGATGCTTCCGGTGGCCGATACGGCTGCGATGGCCGCGCAGGCCAGCGTGGAGGCGGCGAATGCCGCGTTGACGAATACCGCAGCGGATGAGGACGGAGCGGAGTCTGCGGCAACGGTTGCTGAGGGGGTTGAGGGCGCGACGGAGCAGGGGCCTACGGAAGCTTCGCCCGCGGAAGGGGCAGCTACAGAAGGGGCAACGCTGGATGCGGCGGGTCAGGTTGATGAGCCGGCTAACCTCGAGCCCGTGGATGCGGAGGCCGAGGCGCGCCGGCTGGCGCGGCAGCGCGATCGCGAGATCAAGGCGATTCTCAAGCAGATTCTGGACGAGATCATTGCGACATCGGAGAGCGATGAGCGCGGCATCGAGATTCGTGAGATTGCCGGCGGGTATCGCATGGCGACGAAGCCCGAGTGCCATGACGCGGTGCGGCTGTTCGTGAAGAGCCTGAAGCCGCCGTTGAAGTTGTCGTTGCCGGCGCTGGAGACGCTGGCTGTAGTTGCTTACAAGCAGCCGGTGACGGCGCCCGAAGTGAGCGAGATCCGTGGCGTGGAGTCGGGCGGCGTGCTGGGTTCGCTGCTGGCGAGGAAGCTGATCGCGACTGCGGGACGCAAGCAGGTGATTGGCCGGCCGATTTTGTATAAGACGACGAAGGAATTTCTGCTGCGCTTCGGGTTGAAGGATCTGGCCGAGCTGCCGTCGATGGAAGAGTTCGAGAAGATGGCGGCGGCCGAAATCGAGGAGATGGAGCCCGAAGCGGTGGCTGCGGATGCTGCGCAGGCGGCGCTCGAAGAAGCCGAAGCCGCGGAACCGGGTGCTGAGCCGACGCCGGAAGCGGGCGAGGAACTGGGTACTCAACGAGTTGAAGCTCCCGCTGGGCTCGAAGAGAATTCGCCCAGCGGTATTGAATTGGCCGGATCCACGGAAGCCGCAGAGGCTGCCGAGGATCAGGATGTAAGGGCCTCTGAAGAATCTTTGGAGAGCTTGACCGACGCGACGTCAGCCGAGCCTTCCACACCATCCAACGAGCCAGATGCCGAAGTAGTGGAAGCGTCTGGAGCTCCGCCCGCCGCGCCGGAGACTGATGCTCCGGCAGAAAATGAGGCCCATCCCCATGCCGAGGAAGTCGAAGAAGAACACGGAGTCTGA